The Methanocella arvoryzae MRE50 DNA window AGCGCACAGGCGACGACATACAGCTGCGCTGTTCGTACTGCGAATACGTCATCGACCAGGAGATCGCAGATCACCTGCTCTGATAACATTTACTCTAACAAGTTTCGAGGGTACAGGGATGGAAAGGGAAGAGATCGTCAGGAAGCTCGTCAACGGCGAGCTGAAGTTTTACCAGGTGGAAGAAGTCACCGCGACCAGGAAGGACGCCGTAGAGGCCCGCAGGGCCGCGATCGAGACGCTCACCGGCGTCAGGCTGGATTCAATCGGCCACTACTCTTACGACACGGAGACCGTCACCAAGAAGAACATCGAGAACGCCATCGGCGCCGTCCAGGTGCCTGTGGGCGTGGCGGGGCCGATCCGCATCAACGGCGAATACGCGCAGGGAAACTTCTACATTCCTCTCGCAACCACCGAGGGAGCCCTCGTGGCCAGCGTCAACCGGGGCTGCTCAGTCTGCACCCTGGCCGGCGGGGTGAACACCGTGGTCTTCCAGGACGAGATGACCCGGGCGCCGGTGATGACTGTCCAGAGCCTCGCGCAGGCGAAGGAGATCATGGCCGCGCTGAAGACTCCTGAACTAATGGCCGAGATCCGGGCCGTAGTGGCCACGACCACGAGGCATGGCGAGCTGTTGAGGGTGGATCCTTATGTGGTAGGCAAGAGCGTCTTCCTGCGCTTTGCTTACGACACCAAGGACGCCATGGGCATGAACATGGTCACCATCGCCAGCGAGGCCGTGATGAACTTCCTCGAGAAGAAATTCCCCGGCACCAGGCACGTCACCGTGTCGAGCAACATGTGCACGGACAAAAAGCCGGCCGCCATCAACGTCACCGAAGGCAGAGGCCGGACCACCGTAGCCGAGATCACCATCCCTAAAGACATAGTCGCCTCGAAGCTCAAGGCCACCCCGGAGCGCATCTGCTACGTACACTACCGCAAAAACTTCCTGGGGTCGGCCAGGGCCGTGTCGTTCGGCTTCAACTCCCACGTGGCCAACGTGGTCGCCGCCATGTACATCGCCTGCGGCCAGGACCCCGCCCACGTGGTCGAAGGCAGCAACGCCATCACCTCCGCAGAACTGACCGAAAACGGCGACCTCCAGTTCTCCGTCTCCATGCCGTCCCTGCCGCTGGGCACCGTCGGAGGCGGCACCGGGCTCTGCACCCAGGCCGAATGCCTCAACCTGCTGGGCGTCAGAGGAGGCGGCAACCCGCCCGGCTCCAACGCCCGCAAGCTGGCGGAGATCGTCGCGTCCGCATCCCTGGCCGGGGAACTGTCCCTGATAGGGGCGCAGGCCTCCCACGACCTCGCCCGGGCCCACGCGAAGTACGGGCGGTAAGAAATATACCATCGCTACGCTGTGCCCGGCTATCGCGGCACAGCCCGTACCCGTTTTTGCCTGCGCAGGCACTACCTAATCGCTCTGGCGGAGAGCGCCATGCAAATGTCTTAACCCCTTCATTTCCTGTGGAACAAGCCTGCTAATACGATAACTGTCGAATAGCAACCTATATTGTCCCTACAGCCATACGATAAGGCGCCAAATGGCGAAAAGAGGTAAGAGTAAAGACATGGCCGACATCACAGTCCTGGGACTGTTCATATGAGGCGAGACAGCAAGACGAACGCTGCGCTGTGCAAAACCTCACAGATTCCACGGATTATGCAGAATCTGATGATTCTGCCAGATTCCACAGATTCCTACGGATTATGCAGAATCTGATTATTCTGATATTCCACAAATAAAAAATAAGTTATGGGCTATGCATCTCAAACTTGTCTGATCGATGAACGGTACCTGCGATATCTTCATTCATCTGTGCTATCGAGCCAGAATCTGTGGAATCCAGTATCCCCGTGTTTGTGGTGTTGGTGGTTGGGTTGCTGGTGGTTTGGGGGGTGGAGTAAAGTGAGGTATTTGTGTGGGGGCGGGGTTATCTCATGGTTTGTGGTAATAACGTATGAGACAGCCTCTTCCGCCCTCAGATGTGAATCATAAGTGTGTTGGTTTAAAGTCTTTATCTCGGGTGTTTAATGCATACTTCCAGTTCAGTAGGGCTGGTTGGTATTTCCTCCTATTGATCTGGTGTGCGTTGGAGAAGACTAGTATGGAGGATTTGTCTGAAAAATTGTTTTTCAGCAGCGATCAACTCTTTGTATTCTTGGGGCGGATGAGTATTGAAGAGATCACTTGCGGGGTGAACCTGCTTCTGTATCATTCTTTCAAGTTGTTATGGAAAAGAGCGGTTCAGTATTGTCCGGATATCGTGGATTCACCGGTCCTCTTGGCTATTGATACTACGGATAAACGGTATTATGGAGTCGATAATGAATATGTGCATCGTACTTTGAAGATGGAGGGGCGGAAGAAGAAACGGGTTAGTGTTCTCCGGTATGCCTCGATCAGTATCGTGACGAAGAACTTTAAATTCACTTTGGGGGTTACGCCTAAAAAGAGGGATGAACCCCTGGACCGGGTGGTGGAACGACTTTTAAAGTTGGTCCCGGAGGAACTCAGTGTTTTCGCAGTGCTCATGGATAAAGGATTCTACCTGAGCAGTGTTATGAAAACAGTGGACAAGCAGGGTTACAAGTACATTATACCGGTGAAACAGTATGGTAGCATGTCCCTCCTGTACCGGTTGTTAGAGCTTACCGGAGTGTCTCATTGGAAGTACACGATGCGTGGTGGGGAGTCTTTGGAGTACACGTATGACGTGTACCTCGAGGATCTTGGAATTGAAGCGTACTGTGGCTTCGCTACCAACCTCCCGGTAACCAGGATGAGTTTCACAATTCTTGCTGAAGCGTACGCTAACCGTTGGAATATTGAGAACGGGTATAAAGAGACTAAGGAGTACACGATAAAAACAAACAGTCGGAATCACGGTTACCGCACCTTAGTATTCGGTTTAAGCCACCTAATCCTGAACCTGCACGGCATCATGAAAAAGACACATCAAAAAGCAAAGATCACTGTTAACCAGATGAAAAACATGCTGAAACAATTTTTGGAAAGAATTTTACAACTACCTAAGAGACCAGACAACATGATCTCAAAACACCTAAAAGTTGCCTGGTAACAGCCAACCGGATAGCTCAGGCTATCAACAAAAACCTATTAAACCCCCAATTTTTAACACCGACTCGTAAATAAGCCCGCCCCCGGATAAGCACACCAATCCCACCCCACACAAACCACACCCACCCAACCACCACCACACACCACGTGGATACTGGGAATCTGTCACAATCCGTGGATTCTGTGAGGACTAGCACAGCGCATTGTTCGTTATCTTTCCCCCAAGCCTTAAAAGGGCATTAAAATTTCCGGGCTATTGTTATGAACCCGGTGTGCCCCACTCTGGTCGAAGGTCTGGTCCCGCGCTTGCTGTACTCCATCTCGTGCTCGCTGACGGTGATGGTGAAAATATCCTGGAACCCCTCTGTTTCCACTGCAGCTCTCACTGCGGAGGCCTGTTCGAAAAACGGGGAATATGTTGCGAGGAATCCGCCCGTGCGGAGGAGTTTGCGGGCTCCCGGGACTGCCAGGGCTGCGTCCTGCAGGTCCAGCGTGATCACGTCGAACACGAGGCCTTCGCCCTGGAGCTTCTCCATCTCCTGGAGGATGTCGGCGTGCCTGACTTCCACGTTGTGCAGGCCCGCCTTCTGCATGTTCTTGCGGGCGTTGGCGGCGAACTGCTCGCTGGCCTCGCAGGTGATGACCTTTCTGGCGATGATCCCCATGTAGGCGGCAAGCACGCCCGAGCCGGTGCCCGCGTCCAGCACCACGTCCGTGGGGCATAGCCCTGTATAGGCGATGATAGCCCCTATGTCCTTGGGCATGACGGGGGCGCCCGTCCGTTTCATGTGCCTGAACAGGTCCGGCGCCCTCGGCCTGACGACCGTGAACCCGACGCCCTTGTGAGATGCTATTGTGTCGCCCCACTCCCTCCCCGGGACGGCTTTCAGGTCTACGATGCCCAGGTCGGTATGCATGGGCTTCTCGTCGCCCGCCACCGCGAAATATTCCCTGCCTTCGGCCCTTAAGAGGATTTGCTCGCCATTTTCGATCATGAGTATACCGTAATAGAAAAGTTCAGGTAAACGCTACGCGGCACTAGCAGCGTAGCGTTCGTCGACCCTCAGCGCGAAGCGCCCTCACTGGCCCCCGGCCAGCTTCATGATGGCTTCCGCGAGGTCTCCTTTCGCCTCGACCAGCGCTTGTCTGGCCATTTCCCGGCTGACTTTGGCCTGGGTGGCCACGAGGGTGACGTCGTCCTCGGGGATCTCCGCCGGCTTCGCCTCTTCGACGGGCTTGCCTGCGGCTGCCGCCTGCTCGGCGATGCTCAGCGTCTTTTCCTCCGGAGTGCCGACGATCTGGTAAGACTTGGCGCCTTTAGCGTCCATGACTGTGACCTGCGCGTCGTTGAAGACGATCTCCTTGTCGCCTGTCCTGATAATGACCTGCTTTACGTCCTCGATCTCGTACATGTCGATGCCGAGGGCCCTCATCTGTTTCTGTAGCTGCTTGGGGTTGATGCCCCTGCCGCCCATGCCCGGAAACATAAGTAATTCACCTGCTGTGCTTATTGGTGGCATGTGATAAATAAGTTTTTTACGATACTTGCGCTCGTTCCGGGTACCGTCGCCGGGAAACGTGGCCGGAGTGCCTTGCCGCTCATAACAGGTTATTGATTTTTATCTCCGCAGGAAAACCACTATTCATGGGCGCGAAGGGACGTCCGTCGGTGGTGAAGCGGGATTTCGATAAGGCGACGGAGTGCTTCAACTGCGGTAAGGAGGCCATCCAGCGCATCGATCTCAGGCCTGACGAGATTATCGTGACCTGCATGAACTGCGGCGCTGCCAGGCACTACCGCCTCAGCGGGGTCTACATCGGGGAGACCTTCGGCGAGGATGCAGCAAGAGGCTGACCGGGCGTGCGCATGCCAGGCGGTCAAAAAACTACGCTTCCGGCGGGACACTGTTTTATACTTCAGGGTATCACGTATCAAGGAGATCGTTATGATGGACCAGCCGATGACTGGAGAGCGGTGGGATATAGAGAAGGAAACGGCGTGCTTCAACTGCCACAAGGGCGCCATTCAGTTGATAGAGATCACCCCTGTGGAGACGGTGATCACCTGTACAAACTGTATGGCAGAGCGCCACTACACGATACACAAAGTCGAGGTGCCGGATACGCCTCCGGAGGCGTTCGAGGACGAGGCGTTCCGCCTCCGCCACGACATCTGGAACTTCCGGTATACTGGTAAATGCGTCAATTGCGGTAACTGCGTGGACAACGAGGTGAACGTGGACGAGCGGCGGGTCCGGACGTTGTGTCCGGAATGCTACTTCACACGACTGTATGAGTTCAACATGTTCAGCGAATCCCGGTCCAGGCGATAGCTCTGATGGCGCCGAGACCTGGATGATCGTCATGGACCCCGAGGCCGGGGTGAGGCCTGCCACCGTGATCTGTGCGGGCTGGCTCTCTCATCTGCCTCTCAGGTTCAAGGAGACGTGCTTCGGGCTGCTCGCCGAGGGCGACCGGGAGATCATCAGGGGCTTCCTTAGCGCGCTCAGGCTGGCTTACCCTTCCGGGCTGATCTTCAGGCGCCGGTGGTATTCCATCGGGGATACTGCTATCTGCAGGAAGACTTTTGCTGAGACCCGCCCCCTTCGCCGGGCCGCCGATCAAATCAGGCACCACTGCCAGTCATAGGCTTCGACCACAGGCAACTATGGGGGTCATCTTTATTTCGCTTTAGCGCTTATTGGAAAGGTAGTGTGATAACGTTTGAAGCTGCGACTCACTGATCTTGCCGGGCCTGTCGGCATGGGAATCTTCATGCTGGTAGTGCAAATCCTCTCGCTGCTGCTTGTAGCTCCGCTGACCGACTATTATGACCTGAAGGCCTTCGAGAACCCGCAGAGCGTCTGGAACCCGGTCTTCTACATCGTCCTCATCATCCTCTTCAGCGCAGTCCTGCTCCTCATCATCAAGTTCAACATGAAGTGGATTATCCAGCTCTTCATGATCTTCGCCGTCTTCTCCACCCTCATATACGTGCTCTTCGGCATGGGCACGATGCTGCTGCCGCCACCACAGTACGGCTGGGAGATCATCCTCGCGGCTTCCATCATCATCTCCATCCTGCTCACGGCCCTCATGGTCGTCTACCCTGAGTGGTACATCGTCGACGCGGTGGGAATCATGGTCGCGGCCGGGGCCAGCGCCCTGTTCGGCATATCCCTCTCGGTCATCCCCACCATCATCCTGCTCGTCCTGCTCGCGGTGTACGACTTCATCGCGGTGTACAAGACCAAGCACATGATCAAGCTCGCCGAAGGCGTCATGGACCTGAAGCTGCCCATCCTGTTCGTGCTGCCCCGCAAGCTCAGCTACTCGTACGTCCGGAGCAGAACGCAGAAGCTGGAGCCTGGCAAGGAACGGGAAGCCTACTTCATGGGGCTGGGCGACGCGGTCATGCCCACCGTGCTCGCGGTATCGGCCAGCGCCTTCCTTGAAGCGCCGAAGGTCCTGGGGTTCGCCAACGTGCCCGCCATCGGCGTAATCTTAGGCACCCTGGTCAGCTACGCGGTCCTCATGTACTTCGTGATGAAGGGCAAGCCTCAGGCCGGCCTGCCTTTCCTGTGCACTGGCGCCATAGCCGGGTTCCTGCTGGGCTGCCTCGCTGCGGGGATCAACCCCTTCTTTTAAACCATTTTAAACTGTATAAAAAAGCGGCCGCGATCCGGCCGTGACTTTACTTTTTGTCTTCGCCGGCTTCTTCTGTCTTGACTTTCCTCTTCTTGCGGGAAGGGGGAATCTGGTGGACCTCTTCTTCCTGCTCCCTCTTCTTTTCCTCTGGCGGCTTCGGCTTCAGTATCTCTTCGAGCATATCGGCGAGCCGGTCCCTCACGGCGAGCACGCCCTCGCCTTTCAGCGTCGACATTTCCATGTCCGCGTCGGCTTTCGAGTGCTCCACGTCGATCTTGTTGGCCACGGTGAGCACCGGCATCTTCACGGTGTCCCGGACTTCTTCGAGCAGCTTCATCTGCTCTTCGAGGGTGAACCCGCAGGTTTCGCTCGGGTCGATGATGAAGAGCAGCACGTGGCCGACGTGACGGAGCGCGGCGATCGCCTGGAGCTCGATGTCATTTCGTTTCTCCAGGGGGCGGTCGAGCAGCCCGGGCGTGTCGATTACCTGATACCTGATGCGGTTTCTGGTGAAGTGGCCGATGATGATGCCTTTTGTGGTAAATGGGTACTGGGCGATCTCCGGCCTCGCCCCGGTGACCGCGGCGGTGAAGCTGGACTTGCCCACGTTGGGGTAGCCGGCCACGACTATGGTGGGCTCATCCTTGATGTCGGGAAGCTGCCTTAACTTATTCCGGGCGTCGTTCAGGAAGCGCAGGTCCTTGTCCACGTCGTAGACGATGGACGCCATCCGGGCGAACGCCTGCTTTCTCAGCAGTACGGGATCCTGGCTCTTCCGGATCATGCCCACGTACTTGCGGGAAATCTCCCTCGTCTTCTCCGAGGCCCAGCTCACAGAGGCGAGCCTCTTCCGCAGCTCGTCCACGCCTACGAGGATGTCGGTGAGGTCCCTGTAGAATGGCTCGATCCTCTCCAGGTTCGGCCAGTCCTTGACGGCGTTGCGCAGGTTGTCCCCGAGAATGTTGCCCGCTGTCAGCACCATCGACTCCTCGATCTCTTTCTTATCCGTGTATTCTCCGCCAATCTTGCCTCTGCCGGCCCGGACAGAGCGGGAGAACGCCTTGTCCACCAGCTCGTCGGCGGTTAGTATGGTGCTGATCTTTTCAAATATCATAAGTGATCACTCTGCTTCGCTCGCCTATCCTCTTCATGCAGGTTGTATTTATAATGAGTAGTACCGTACAGGCAACATATAATATAGCTGCCGGATTATGATAGTCCTTTGTGAAACTTTTTATTCGGCCCGGCGCTGTGCACAGCGCCGGGCCGAATAATATGTTTCAAGAATGACTATAATATGATCGGGGCGGCATGCACCTGTGGTAGCGACCCCGGCCAGTGTAACCGATTTGCCGCCTGTAACCGAGGGGATTGTGTAATGGAAGAAAGGGAAATCAATATGGGCAGCGGCTGGAAGATGACCATCCGCATGGACGTGGACAAGTATGGCAAACAGTTCATCGAGATAGCCAAGGTCCGGAAGGAAATGAAGATCGGCCGGTTCAAGCTCAACCCCCGGTACGCCCGCAAGCTCGGGGAGGAGCTGATCCGCATCGGCGACGAGCTGGAGAAAGGCGGCGGCCTCGAGGAAGACGCCGGGGAGTCCGGGGAAGACTAACCCCATTTCCCGTTTTACGTGCGCTTCTGGTAGACGCCCTTCTTACCGGGCTTCTCCACCTTCTCGATGATCTTCTTTTCCATCAGCCTGTCCCGGATCAGCGGGAAGTAGAACAGCCTGAAAGTCGGGAAGGGCACGCCAATCTGGCCTCTGTCATACCCTTC harbors:
- the hmgA gene encoding hydroxymethylglutaryl-CoA reductase (NADPH); this encodes MEREEIVRKLVNGELKFYQVEEVTATRKDAVEARRAAIETLTGVRLDSIGHYSYDTETVTKKNIENAIGAVQVPVGVAGPIRINGEYAQGNFYIPLATTEGALVASVNRGCSVCTLAGGVNTVVFQDEMTRAPVMTVQSLAQAKEIMAALKTPELMAEIRAVVATTTRHGELLRVDPYVVGKSVFLRFAYDTKDAMGMNMVTIASEAVMNFLEKKFPGTRHVTVSSNMCTDKKPAAINVTEGRGRTTVAEITIPKDIVASKLKATPERICYVHYRKNFLGSARAVSFGFNSHVANVVAAMYIACGQDPAHVVEGSNAITSAELTENGDLQFSVSMPSLPLGTVGGGTGLCTQAECLNLLGVRGGGNPPGSNARKLAEIVASASLAGELSLIGAQASHDLARAHAKYGR
- a CDS encoding transposase, which encodes MEDLSEKLFFSSDQLFVFLGRMSIEEITCGVNLLLYHSFKLLWKRAVQYCPDIVDSPVLLAIDTTDKRYYGVDNEYVHRTLKMEGRKKKRVSVLRYASISIVTKNFKFTLGVTPKKRDEPLDRVVERLLKLVPEELSVFAVLMDKGFYLSSVMKTVDKQGYKYIIPVKQYGSMSLLYRLLELTGVSHWKYTMRGGESLEYTYDVYLEDLGIEAYCGFATNLPVTRMSFTILAEAYANRWNIENGYKETKEYTIKTNSRNHGYRTLVFGLSHLILNLHGIMKKTHQKAKITVNQMKNMLKQFLERILQLPKRPDNMISKHLKVAW
- a CDS encoding methyltransferase domain-containing protein — protein: MIENGEQILLRAEGREYFAVAGDEKPMHTDLGIVDLKAVPGREWGDTIASHKGVGFTVVRPRAPDLFRHMKRTGAPVMPKDIGAIIAYTGLCPTDVVLDAGTGSGVLAAYMGIIARKVITCEASEQFAANARKNMQKAGLHNVEVRHADILQEMEKLQGEGLVFDVITLDLQDAALAVPGARKLLRTGGFLATYSPFFEQASAVRAAVETEGFQDIFTITVSEHEMEYSKRGTRPSTRVGHTGFITIARKF
- a CDS encoding nascent polypeptide-associated complex protein, whose amino-acid sequence is MFPGMGGRGINPKQLQKQMRALGIDMYEIEDVKQVIIRTGDKEIVFNDAQVTVMDAKGAKSYQIVGTPEEKTLSIAEQAAAAGKPVEEAKPAEIPEDDVTLVATQAKVSREMARQALVEAKGDLAEAIMKLAGGQ
- a CDS encoding DUF2102 domain-containing protein, with the protein product MIVMDPEAGVRPATVICAGWLSHLPLRFKETCFGLLAEGDREIIRGFLSALRLAYPSGLIFRRRWYSIGDTAICRKTFAETRPLRRAADQIRHHCQS
- a CDS encoding presenilin family intramembrane aspartyl protease PSH, which produces MKLRLTDLAGPVGMGIFMLVVQILSLLLVAPLTDYYDLKAFENPQSVWNPVFYIVLIILFSAVLLLIIKFNMKWIIQLFMIFAVFSTLIYVLFGMGTMLLPPPQYGWEIILAASIIISILLTALMVVYPEWYIVDAVGIMVAAGASALFGISLSVIPTIILLVLLAVYDFIAVYKTKHMIKLAEGVMDLKLPILFVLPRKLSYSYVRSRTQKLEPGKEREAYFMGLGDAVMPTVLAVSASAFLEAPKVLGFANVPAIGVILGTLVSYAVLMYFVMKGKPQAGLPFLCTGAIAGFLLGCLAAGINPFF
- a CDS encoding NOG1 family protein, with the protein product MIFEKISTILTADELVDKAFSRSVRAGRGKIGGEYTDKKEIEESMVLTAGNILGDNLRNAVKDWPNLERIEPFYRDLTDILVGVDELRKRLASVSWASEKTREISRKYVGMIRKSQDPVLLRKQAFARMASIVYDVDKDLRFLNDARNKLRQLPDIKDEPTIVVAGYPNVGKSSFTAAVTGARPEIAQYPFTTKGIIIGHFTRNRIRYQVIDTPGLLDRPLEKRNDIELQAIAALRHVGHVLLFIIDPSETCGFTLEEQMKLLEEVRDTVKMPVLTVANKIDVEHSKADADMEMSTLKGEGVLAVRDRLADMLEEILKPKPPEEKKREQEEEVHQIPPSRKKRKVKTEEAGEDKK